Proteins from a genomic interval of Acidimicrobiales bacterium:
- a CDS encoding S8 family serine peptidase: MGACDAFASGRRARWALAVVGIVVSTLAQPAGGSAAGESAGSGSAAVGKAGVYIVQMLDEPAAAYRGGRAGLAATKPRPGQKLDPSSASARRYAAYLDSRQTVVLDAAGVAPTAVLYRYRYSFNGVAATLTPAQAARLQRDPAVVRVTQDRLDHPMTDNTPSFLGLDAPGGIWSQAGGQAHAGEDVVIGVIDTGVWPEHPSFSDQSDLSDRPGRSGAATRVYGAPPSSWHGTCQAGERWSKDDCNNKLIGARYFLAGFTHAGILKDEYGSPRDSEGHGSHTASTAGGNAGVDPSIFGRDLGVGTISGMAPRARIAAYKACWEGGCALSDLVSAIDWAVADGVDVINYSIGSDTPSLLSPDAIAFLFAADANVFVAASAGNAGPDAGTVGSPASAPWLTAVGASTHDRFFEGTVRLGSNATYKGASVTPGLGSRPLVDGEAAGSIGCDEGKLDPAKVKGAIVLCEGSRLRAARSKAVADAGGVGMVLYNVDSPMMTFSDNHYVPAVHLPRDSGLAVKAYIARASSPTAGIEAGGAVADPTAPSMTHFSSRGPNGAAPDVIKPDVTAPGMQVLGANTPVALGSAPGQLFQAISGTSMSSPHLAGVAALLVQVHRNWTPGVIRSALMTTASQDVAKHDTVTPADPFDFGAGHIRPNPATDPGLAYDADFPDYVAFLCGTGALAETVCTTPAPDGFGVEPIDPSDLNLASIGISQLAGIQSVTRTVENVGGADTYSVSVDAPPGVSALVEPSVLTLAAGQKASYRVTFTSMAGAALDEWSFGSLTWSDGAGHAARSPLAVRPVALAAPDAFAGTGSSGSTSWDVVFGYTGPFTADPLGLVPAVLESGSVVDDPANDIDIALATGVGIREHTIQVPAGTVHLRAALFEDATDGADDLDLYLFDPSGNLVALSGSATSAEQVEVANPVAGTWKVIVHGWQTDGPDANYTLSRWLVPQAAAGNMTVVAPSTATTGQVGTVDVAWSGLAPATRFLGVVRYTNGSSEVDRTVVEITS; encoded by the coding sequence ATGGGCGCTTGTGACGCGTTTGCGTCCGGCCGGCGAGCCCGATGGGCTCTCGCCGTTGTCGGGATCGTCGTGTCGACGCTGGCCCAACCAGCCGGTGGGTCGGCTGCCGGCGAGTCGGCCGGAAGTGGCTCCGCCGCCGTGGGGAAGGCGGGCGTCTACATCGTCCAGATGCTCGACGAGCCGGCCGCGGCCTACCGGGGTGGTCGGGCGGGACTGGCTGCCACGAAGCCCAGGCCGGGCCAGAAGCTCGACCCGTCCAGCGCAAGCGCCCGCCGCTACGCCGCCTACCTCGACTCCCGGCAGACGGTGGTCCTCGACGCCGCGGGCGTCGCGCCGACCGCCGTCCTCTACCGCTACCGGTACAGCTTCAACGGCGTCGCCGCCACGCTGACACCGGCGCAGGCGGCCCGCCTCCAGAGGGATCCTGCCGTCGTGCGCGTGACGCAGGACCGCCTGGACCACCCGATGACCGACAACACGCCGTCGTTCCTCGGCCTCGACGCCCCTGGGGGCATCTGGAGCCAGGCCGGTGGCCAGGCGCACGCGGGCGAGGACGTCGTCATCGGCGTGATCGACACTGGCGTCTGGCCCGAGCATCCGAGCTTCTCGGACCAGTCCGACCTTTCTGACCGGCCGGGACGCTCGGGCGCCGCCACGCGCGTCTACGGCGCGCCCCCGTCCTCTTGGCACGGCACGTGCCAGGCGGGCGAGCGGTGGTCGAAGGACGACTGCAACAACAAGCTCATCGGTGCCCGCTACTTCCTGGCCGGCTTCACACACGCCGGCATCCTCAAGGACGAGTACGGATCGCCTCGCGACTCGGAGGGCCACGGCTCGCACACGGCGTCGACGGCCGGCGGCAACGCCGGTGTGGACCCGAGCATCTTCGGACGCGACCTCGGGGTCGGCACGATCTCCGGCATGGCTCCGAGGGCGCGCATCGCCGCCTACAAGGCCTGCTGGGAGGGCGGGTGCGCCCTGAGCGACCTCGTCTCCGCCATCGACTGGGCGGTGGCCGACGGCGTCGACGTCATCAACTACTCGATCGGCTCGGACACTCCGAGCCTGCTCTCGCCCGACGCCATCGCCTTCCTCTTCGCCGCCGACGCCAACGTCTTCGTCGCTGCCTCAGCCGGCAACGCCGGTCCCGACGCCGGCACGGTCGGCTCTCCGGCCTCGGCGCCCTGGCTCACCGCCGTCGGTGCCAGCACGCACGACCGGTTCTTCGAGGGCACCGTCCGGCTCGGGAGCAACGCGACCTACAAGGGGGCATCCGTCACGCCCGGTTTGGGGTCACGGCCGCTGGTGGACGGTGAAGCGGCCGGGTCGATCGGTTGCGACGAGGGCAAGCTGGATCCGGCGAAGGTGAAGGGCGCGATCGTCCTGTGCGAGGGCAGCCGGCTGCGAGCGGCCCGCAGCAAGGCGGTCGCCGACGCAGGCGGCGTGGGCATGGTCCTCTACAACGTCGACTCGCCCATGATGACCTTCAGCGACAACCACTACGTCCCGGCCGTCCACCTGCCCCGCGACAGCGGCCTGGCCGTGAAGGCGTACATCGCCCGTGCCAGCAGTCCCACCGCCGGCATCGAGGCGGGTGGTGCGGTCGCCGACCCGACCGCCCCGAGCATGACCCACTTCTCGTCGCGGGGCCCGAACGGCGCCGCGCCCGACGTCATCAAGCCCGACGTCACCGCCCCTGGCATGCAGGTCCTGGGCGCCAACACCCCCGTGGCGCTGGGGTCGGCGCCCGGACAGCTGTTCCAGGCCATCAGCGGGACATCGATGTCGAGCCCGCACTTGGCCGGCGTGGCGGCGCTGCTCGTGCAGGTCCACCGGAACTGGACACCGGGCGTAATCCGATCGGCCCTGATGACGACTGCTTCGCAGGACGTCGCCAAGCACGACACGGTCACGCCGGCCGATCCGTTCGACTTCGGCGCCGGCCACATCCGGCCGAACCCCGCCACCGACCCGGGACTGGCCTACGACGCCGACTTCCCCGACTACGTCGCGTTCCTGTGCGGCACCGGGGCGCTGGCGGAGACCGTGTGCACGACGCCCGCGCCCGACGGCTTCGGGGTCGAGCCCATCGACCCGAGCGACCTCAACCTGGCCTCGATCGGGATCAGCCAACTGGCCGGTATCCAATCGGTCACCCGGACGGTCGAGAACGTGGGAGGGGCGGACACCTATTCCGTATCCGTCGATGCTCCGCCGGGCGTCTCCGCACTCGTCGAGCCGTCGGTCCTGACACTGGCGGCCGGGCAGAAGGCGAGCTACAGGGTCACCTTCACGAGCATGGCCGGCGCCGCCTTGGACGAGTGGTCGTTCGGGTCCTTGACGTGGTCCGACGGCGCCGGGCACGCGGCCCGCAGTCCGCTGGCCGTGCGGCCCGTGGCGCTGGCGGCGCCTGACGCCTTCGCCGGCACGGGCTCGTCGGGCTCCACGTCGTGGGATGTCGTCTTCGGGTACACGGGCCCCTTCACCGCCGACCCACTCGGACTGGTGCCGGCGGTCCTCGAGAGCGGCTCGGTGGTGGATGACCCGGCGAATGACATCGACATCGCCCTGGCGACCGGGGTCGGCATCCGGGAGCACACCATCCAGGTCCCGGCCGGGACGGTGCACCTCCGGGCGGCGCTCTTCGAGGATGCCACCGACGGCGCGGACGATCTCGACCTGTACCTGTTCGACCCGAGCGGGAACCTGGTAGCGCTGAGCGGAAGCGCAACGTCAGCCGAGCAGGTCGAGGTGGCCAACCCGGTGGCCGGCACGTGGAAGGTCATCGTGCACGGCTGGCAGACGGACGGCCCCGACGCCAACTACACGCTGTCCCGCTGGCTGGTGCCGCAGGCTGCGGCCGGGAACATGACGGTGGTCGCGCCGAGCACGGCCACGACGGGCCAGGTGGGGACGGTCGACGTCGCGTGGAGCGGCCTGGCGCCCGCCACTCGCTTCCTCGGCGTCGTCCGCTACACGAACGG
- a CDS encoding MBL fold metallo-hydrolase, producing MQIAADTWTIHSVQQALGQPLFIHLNSMVIRGSEPMIVDTGTVANRAQWLEDVFSLVEPEDVRWIFLSHDDVDHTGNLDETLTACPNATLVCEWSMVERHTNCFEFPHHRCRWVADGGTLDIGDRTLQAMRPPVYDSPTTRGLFDSKTGVYWSADSFATPLPTAETPVADLDGEFWSFGLMLFAMGAVSPWLSLVDETKYGRFVDRVQNLDIKTIAGCHTPIIEGPYIDRAFARIRELPSLDPPQLPDQSVLDQVIAATAQAKA from the coding sequence GTGCAGATCGCAGCCGACACCTGGACCATCCACTCCGTCCAGCAAGCGCTCGGCCAGCCGCTGTTCATCCATTTGAACTCGATGGTCATCCGGGGCTCGGAACCGATGATCGTCGACACGGGAACGGTGGCCAATCGCGCCCAATGGCTCGAGGACGTGTTCTCACTGGTGGAGCCGGAGGACGTCCGGTGGATCTTCCTGTCCCACGACGACGTCGACCACACCGGGAACCTCGACGAGACGCTCACCGCCTGTCCCAACGCGACACTCGTGTGCGAGTGGTCGATGGTGGAGCGCCACACGAACTGCTTCGAGTTCCCGCATCACCGGTGCCGGTGGGTCGCAGACGGCGGGACGCTCGACATCGGTGACCGGACACTGCAGGCGATGCGACCTCCCGTCTATGACTCGCCGACGACCCGCGGGCTGTTCGACTCGAAGACGGGTGTCTATTGGTCTGCGGACTCCTTCGCCACACCGCTGCCGACCGCCGAGACACCAGTCGCCGATCTCGACGGCGAGTTCTGGAGCTTCGGCCTCATGCTGTTCGCCATGGGCGCGGTAAGTCCGTGGCTGTCGCTCGTCGACGAGACGAAGTATGGCCGGTTCGTCGACCGCGTCCAGAACCTCGACATCAAGACCATTGCCGGTTGCCACACGCCGATCATCGAGGGGCCCTACATCGATCGAGCCTTCGCCCGCATCCGGGAGTTGCCCTCGCTGGATCCGCCCCAGCTGCCCGACCAGTCCGTGCTGGATCAGGTCATCGCCGCCACGGCCCAGGCCAAGGCCTGA
- a CDS encoding VOC family protein has protein sequence MPQHQGFGHVTLTVTDLERSADFYNRVFSAQTVDSSTDDVGPYTICMGPSFMLGLRTHASTESGDAFSFARVGLDHMGVHVESPEDLEKWRAHLDEQGIESSGPVSSPYGTHLHIKDPDGIATEFFAANPQG, from the coding sequence ATGCCACAGCACCAAGGCTTCGGACACGTCACGCTCACCGTCACCGACCTCGAACGCAGCGCCGACTTCTACAACCGGGTGTTCTCCGCGCAGACCGTCGACTCCTCGACGGACGACGTGGGGCCCTACACCATCTGCATGGGACCGAGCTTCATGCTCGGCCTCCGCACCCACGCGTCGACCGAGAGCGGCGACGCCTTCAGCTTCGCCCGGGTGGGGTTGGACCACATGGGCGTGCACGTGGAGAGCCCGGAGGACCTCGAGAAATGGCGCGCCCATCTCGACGAGCAGGGCATCGAGAGCTCGGGCCCGGTGTCGAGCCCCTACGGCACGCACCTCCACATCAAGGATCCGGACGGCATCGCCACCGAGTTCTTCGCCGCCAACCCGCAGGGTTGA